The Mucilaginibacter mallensis genome has a segment encoding these proteins:
- a CDS encoding rhomboid family intramembrane serine protease: MQFSNIPPVVKNLLIINIICFIPFLTIDHGNPGGPFSTMFGVYYFNSPAFRPWQLITYMFLHGSIWHILFNMFALFSFGPIVEYSLGSKRFFNFYFICGIGAVLLQMLVQAIQVHSITGGFTISHPEIEASYYQFGDMAQKVYDIYHGSMVGASGAIFGLLIAFGMLFPNMELMIMFIPVPVKAKYIIPFYVLVELTLGLGQFGGDNVAHFAHLGGALIGFILIKAWNIQRT; this comes from the coding sequence AAACCTGCTTATTATCAATATTATTTGTTTTATCCCCTTTTTAACTATAGATCATGGTAACCCGGGAGGCCCGTTCTCCACCATGTTTGGGGTATATTATTTTAACTCGCCTGCCTTTCGCCCATGGCAGCTGATAACTTACATGTTTTTACATGGCAGTATATGGCATATACTGTTCAACATGTTCGCCTTATTTTCATTTGGGCCGATAGTGGAATATTCATTGGGCTCGAAACGGTTTTTTAACTTCTATTTTATTTGCGGTATTGGCGCTGTGCTTTTACAAATGCTGGTTCAGGCTATACAGGTGCATTCCATTACTGGCGGCTTCACTATTTCACATCCTGAAATTGAGGCCAGCTATTACCAGTTTGGTGATATGGCGCAAAAAGTTTACGATATTTACCATGGCTCAATGGTTGGCGCATCAGGTGCTATATTTGGCTTGTTGATAGCTTTTGGCATGCTTTTCCCAAACATGGAGCTGATGATCATGTTTATACCGGTACCGGTTAAGGCTAAATACATCATACCTTTTTATGTACTGGTTGAGTTAACCCTGGGATTGGGCCAATTTGGCGGCGATAACGTTGCTCACTTTGCGCATTTGGGCGGTGCATTGATAGGCTTTATATTGATAAAA